In Candidatus Contubernalis alkalaceticus, the following proteins share a genomic window:
- the ahbB gene encoding siroheme decarboxylase subunit beta gives MLTNQEKKIVSFLQEDLPLDPRPFENLADSLGIEEEELLVKVKELQDRGLLRRIGAVVRHYHAGYRYNAMGCWQVEESLVDEVGSKMSAYSEISHVYQRPAFPPHWPYNLFTMIHGKSKEECQDTAEKISKETGTKDFNLLYSIKEFKKTSMRYF, from the coding sequence ATGTTAACAAATCAGGAAAAAAAGATTGTGAGTTTCCTCCAGGAAGATTTACCCTTGGATCCACGGCCCTTTGAAAATTTGGCAGATAGTTTGGGGATTGAGGAAGAGGAATTATTAGTTAAGGTGAAAGAACTTCAGGATAGGGGTCTATTGAGACGTATTGGAGCTGTAGTTCGACATTACCATGCAGGATATCGTTATAATGCCATGGGCTGTTGGCAGGTTGAGGAAAGCCTGGTAGATGAAGTGGGCAGTAAAATGAGCGCATATTCTGAAATTAGTCATGTCTACCAGCGTCCGGCTTTTCCTCCTCATTGGCCGTATAATTTATTTACGATGATTCATGGAAAATCAAAGGAAGAGTGCCAGGATACTGCGGAAAAAATTTCTAAGGAAACTGGGACAAAAGATTTTAATTTGCTGTATTCTATAAAAGAATTTAAAAAAACCAGCATGCGCTATTTTTAG
- the ahbA gene encoding siroheme decarboxylase subunit alpha, with the protein MNPVDSKLLNIIQKEFPLSSRPYQELGNRLGLKEEEVIKKITAFKEQGLVRRIGGVFDPRGLGYRSTLVALEVIPEKLEEVAHQVNSFSEVTHNYQRDHRFNLWFTLISPGEDRIKEIIQIIGKNPSVVNLMNLPFLKLFKIGTYFEVGTKTAEAVHTQHLDRN; encoded by the coding sequence ATGAATCCAGTGGACAGTAAGCTTTTAAATATAATTCAAAAGGAATTCCCATTAAGTTCCCGGCCCTATCAAGAATTAGGTAATCGACTGGGTCTTAAGGAAGAGGAAGTTATTAAAAAAATTACCGCTTTTAAGGAGCAGGGACTGGTGCGGAGAATTGGTGGGGTCTTTGACCCCCGGGGTTTGGGCTACCGCAGTACCCTGGTGGCACTGGAAGTTATTCCGGAAAAATTGGAGGAGGTAGCCCATCAGGTTAACAGCTTTTCTGAAGTGACCCATAACTACCAGCGGGATCACCGTTTCAACCTGTGGTTTACTTTGATTTCACCTGGGGAGGATAGGATTAAAGAGATAATACAGATTATTGGCAAAAACCCCTCAGTGGTTAATTTGATGAACCTGCCTTTTCTAAAGCTTTTTAAAATTGGCACTTATTTCGAGGTGGGCACAAAAACTGCTGAAGCAGTTCATACACAGCATTTAGATAGGAATTAA